A stretch of Mya arenaria isolate MELC-2E11 chromosome 14, ASM2691426v1 DNA encodes these proteins:
- the LOC128217766 gene encoding uncharacterized protein LOC128217766, with translation MIGYTTALYILAAATFVTAGHDELVQCTPGVYQIIGKADCTGFFMCVFGKKVEMPPCPHRSVFSSKANVCVPKGSMYDDCNKTTEGSGGHMPVLPDLGSLNPEERCKMFGGMFPHPTECQVFYNCSVNYTRIPWFFEQHLVECPYPQLFNTDTKQCDHFENVKCGSRAEIKDGCQYRSRRCLNARCRPCSVDFPSCVGKRDGINVHPVKLWSPFYAVCYKERTIKEERCQADENGRTQFFHPERNECVSLDMIPREHGGMMPECGTKVNGLYQDDFGRCDQYFSCQGGKYIGTVKCAVGEVFDGTKGGCVPQEKACRPCGRLDHC, from the exons ATGATTGGATACACAACAGCGTTGTATATTTTGGCCGCCGCAACTTTTGTTACTGCTGGCCATGACGAACTCGTGCAATGCACCCCGGGCGTATATCAGATCATCGGAAAGGCCGACTGTACGGGCTTCTTCATGTGCGTGTTTGGAAAAAAAGTCGAGATGCCGCCTTGTCCTCATAGATCGGTGTTTAGCTCCAAGGCTAACGTTTGTGTTCCCAAAGGTTCGATGTATGATGACTGCAATAAAACAACAGAAGGCAGCGGAGGCCACATGCCAGTGCTGCCCGACCTAG GATCTCTTAATCCAGAGGAACGATGCAAAATGTTTGGAGGCATGTTTCCCCATCCCACGGAATGTCAAGTCTTCTACAACTGCAGTGTTAATTACACACGGATTCCCTGGTTCTTTGAGCAACACCTTGTTGAATGTCCCTACCCCCAACTTTTCAACACCGACACCAAACAGTGTGACCATTTTGAGAATGTTAAATGTGGAAGCCGGGCGGAGATTAAGGATGGAT gcCAATACAGATCACGCCGGTGTCTCAATGCCCGCTGTAGACCCTGCAGTGTCGACTTTCCAAGCTGTGTAGGCAAACGTGACGGAATTAACGTTCACCCAGTCAAACTTTGGAGTCCATTCTACGCGGTATGTTACAAGGAACGCACGATCAAAGAGGAGCGATGCCAAGCTGACGAAAATGGCCGAACGCAATTTTTCCATCCGGAAAGGAACGAATGTGTTTCATTGGATATGATTCCTCGAGAACACGGAGGAATGATGCCCGAGTGCGGTACGAAAGTAAACGGTTTATATCAGGATGACTTTGGGCGATGTGACCAATACTTTAGTTGCCAGGGAGGAAAATACATTGGCACGGTGAAATGTGCGGTTGGAGAGGTGTTCGATGGCACAAAGGGTGGCTGCGTTCCACAAGAGAAAGCATGCAGACCCTGCGGAAGACTTGACCATTG ctGA